A stretch of DNA from Gimesia chilikensis:
AAATGGATTCCACAATCGGATGTCGCTCAACCAATTCCACATCGACACCAGCTTGCTTCACGGACTCGACCGAAGCGAACTGGATGCGCGTCTCGTAAACCGCGCAGGCGCTGTTGTTTTCCTTTCGCGGAGCAATGGCGAGTGCCCGTGCCGCCCGCTCCAAGTCACTTGCCAGAACAGTTGGCGTTTCTTTCAGTTGGGCAACGTCAGGATGATGGAGCGGGCAGTTATGAACGCCGTGCTCTGGGCACCATCTGTAGTCTGGTCCTTTGGGCATCAGTGTTGGATCACACTGGACACAAATCGATTCCGGGACCGAGTGCTCTTCGCACCAATCAGTCCGAACAGCCTCCGCAGAGCCAGTCAATGCGGCGAACTTAGGGATTTTCCAATCGTTGCGGTGGCCAAAATAGAATACCGCTGCAAAGCCAATGAGAACCAAGGTTGGCCCGATGCCGCCGAGGACCAGCGATATAATCCGCCGAATCTTGCCACGCGGCTTCGTAGTGGTGCCGGGAGACTTACCAGGACTATTATTCACGTCCGACTCTGGGGATGATAGACCTAGGCTCGTCTCTGGCGTATGGATGACTGAATGATTCACGATAGTACCTCCTGCTGGGTGAAGATGGGAAAAGCACGGAAGGCGAAGCGCAATCCAAGTGCTTACCAAGGAGCGCAGGCGAACCAGAAATCTGAACTCAACGCGTAATTACAAATGTAATTGGTAGCAGAGTTCGCTGGTCAGCGAGCGCAGGCCAGCAGCGGCCTATAGCGAGAGAGATGCGAAGACGAGACGAACGTCACGTCCGCTTTCGAGTCCGAAGCGGTGCGGATGATCTTCGCAGCGAGATGCGCAGGCTCTGCAGAAGTCCAGCGTGCCGAAGCACACCGGCGCAAAGTCGAGGGACCACGCAAGATCGGAGGAAACGATCCGACTGTTCAGTTCGGGCGTGATCTGGCAAACACAGCCGGATTCACACGGAGATGGCGAATCGCAGGGACAGCCCGCCGGGCATGAACGACTCTCACTTGAAACACACGTACAAGTGTGGGCTGGCGAGAAGGCGACCGGTCGCGCAATATCCCCACTTGCCACACAAAAAAGCGGGCAAAAAGTCACACGAAGTGTGATGAAGGTGAGGATGGTGAAACGGAACATCTGATTACAACCTTACTCTACGCTCTACAACGAATTTGCATAGTTACTGTGTATCCTACGATCTGGCAGGGCTGACGTCAAGCCCATTCCGAACTGCCTGCTTCAATTTATCATCGGCACGAACGCTGAGAAAGTTGGCAATAATTTAGAATCTAGAGCGCGTCACATTTTAGTCTAGCGCGAATGCGGTAAGTCTGGTAGACTGGTGAAGTCTCATTTCATGGAGGATTTCACATGTTGATTTATTCCAAAGAACGCCGCCTCGAAGTTCTGAAAGCGTATGCAGCCGGTTTAACAACCCGGGAGATTGCATTGCAATTTCAATGCAGTGAATCGTGGGTTAGACGGGTCAAACAAGAGTTTCGAGATCAGGGAAAAACCAGCCCTGCCACCAGGCGTAAACGAGTTCCCCAGTGGCATTCACTGGCAGATCGAATTCAAACTGCAGTCTCAAATAAACCGGATATCACTCTGCAGGAATTGAAGGATCAGCTTGGCACAGCACTCTGTCGTCAGACATTGTGTCGCGCATTAACACGTTTAAAGCTCACTCTCAAAAAAAAGTCCTGATCGCATCAGAGCAGGATCGCCCCGATGTTCAACAACGTCGTGCTGAATGGAAAGTCAGACAGCAGGGACTGGATCCGGAACGGTTCGTTTTTCTCGACGAAACATGGGCAAAAACAAATATGACGCGTCCCAGAGGACGTTCATTGAAAGGCACGCGGTTGATTGCCAGGACGCCGCACGGACATTGGAAAACAACCACATTCCTGGCCGGTTTACGAACCAGCGGCTTAGTGGCTCCCCTCGTTGTTGATGGAGCGATCAATGGTGATGTGTTTGTGGCTTACGTACAACAGCATCTGGTTTCTGTTCTCCAGGAAGGAGATATGGTGGTCATGGATAATCCCCATCTTGCGGGGCACTTCAGCTACCGGAATTCCTACTTCAGCCTGGCGTAAAGCAAAGGCGATTTGTTCTTCTGTGTAGCGTTTTTGTTTCATAGACCTGGTCCTTTTTCTGAATACAAGATAACAAATTCTCTCGCATTCCGCATGGATCAAGAAACGGGGGGAAGGTCAACATATTTTGTTATATGTGAATTTGCAGCTACTTCTTTCCAGGTACTGACCTTCTTTTTCATGTTTCGTTCTCTGTTGGATGAGATTCTTAATGTCGATGTTTTTTCACTAAAGACTACATGGAACACCTGAGTGTCGTTTGTTAGCGCAACATTCAATCACTCAGGCGTTCCAACTCAGGAGTTTCCGTATATATACTGTATTTATTCTTAAGTCTTCTAAATCTGTATCTGTTACTTCCGTAAGTTCGTCGAATACAGAGTGGGAATTAGGATCAGTCGGATTGACCTGACTGAATGCGATCCAAAGGTGCTGAGTTTAATTAACTTTTCCGGCATTCCATGCATCACAGTTCTCCTGAACCTGATAATTCTAATCTCATAATCCATCCCAACGTATAATTTTGAGATGTTCTCGTTGGCCGATTCTCGAGCCCTCTCTTTGTAAGAGAGAGCTCGAGATAGACCGTCCAATAAAAGTCTTTCTTTAAGCTGTTTTCAACAGATTCTGGTCTGAACCTGCCTGGATGCGACCTTCAGAAAGACGTAAGGTTCTGCGGGCACACTCCGCAGCAGACAAATCATGTGTTACCATGATGATCGTGCGACCTTCCTCATTGAATTGACGCAGGAAAGCAAGAACCTGATCACGGGTCTCCGGATCAAGGTTCCCTGTCGGTTCATCAGCGAGGATGATCAACGGGTCGTTGGCCAGCATGCGAGCCAGTGCGACGCGCTGTTGCTGACCAATACTGAGTTCACTCGGTTTATGATGCAGTCTATCCTGCAGCCCAACCGTGCCCAGCAATTCCTCCGCCCGCTCCTGTTGCTCTGTTCTAAACTTTTGTGACAGCATCATAGGGACCTGAACATTTTCAATCGCGGTCAGATAAGGCACCAGATTGAATGTCTGGAAGACAAATCCAATCTTATTCTGTCTGACTTCAGCGCGCTGCTCAATCGGCAAATCATAAATTGATACGTCGTCGAGCAGAATGCGGCCTTCAGAAGGGGCCGACATTGCCCCCAGCATGGAGAGCAGCGTCGTTTTTCCGCTCCCGCTGGGACCGATGATCGCAGCGAACTCACCTTGCGCGATTTCAATAGAGGTCGAGTCTAGCGCGACCACTTCGTGCTGTTGCTTACAATATACTTTTTTAACAGATTCTAACTTTAACATTTAGTTATACCTCCTTGAAACAGAGACAGGGATCGAGGCGGGAAGCCTGGCGCGCCGGAAAATAACTGGCAGCCAGAGTGACCAGCACCGCAACCGTAGAGGCAACGATTGCCAGACTCGGGACTGGAAACACTGCTACACTCGCAAATACAGGTCCCAGAAAGACTGCTATCAGACTTCCCAAAACATAACCGCTAATCCCCCCGGCCAGGCCCAGCAGAGCCGCTTTTGCCAGGAACAACTGCGTGACGAATCTCGGCGTGGCCCCCAGAGCCATCAGCGTGCCGATTTCGCGACGACGTTCTATGACGTTCGCAAAGCTTGCACTCGCCATACTCGCACCACCGACGGCCACCAGAATCGCAAGGAACAGGTACGATAGATTTGTCATCATCCGGTTAATCGAAACCTGAGTTTCGACCACATTGGCGATCGTCACCACCTTGGTACCGGGCAGTAATGACTGCAACTCCCCTACCAATCCGTTAGCGACGTCTTCGCAGCAGCCCATAACTTCAATAATATTCACAACCGGTCCTGTTCCTGACAGCCGTTGCACAGTATGCAGGTGGGCGAACACCCGACTGTCATCGACGGTCCCCGTCGAGGGAAGCACGCTGAGTACCTCAAACGTTTCCCCCAGAAGTTGGAGCTGGTCCCCTTCTTTCAGTCCCTTACTGGCGGCAAAATCAGAACCAAGCAAAACTTCAGATTGATTCAGGTGTTGCAGAGCCCTGCGTTCTGCCAGGGAGTCTGGAGCGTCCAGATTTTCATCAGCCACGTTAATCTTAGCTTTACAACCTTCATGCTTTTTGAATAGCATGCCGCCTCCCGACCAGGCATTCATCTTCTGTATTTCGGACT
This window harbors:
- a CDS encoding helix-turn-helix domain-containing protein, whose product is MLIYSKERRLEVLKAYAAGLTTREIALQFQCSESWVRRVKQEFRDQGKTSPATRRKRVPQWHSLADRIQTAVSNKPDITLQELKDQLGTALCRQTLCRALTRLKLTLKKKS
- a CDS encoding ABC transporter ATP-binding protein, translating into MLKLESVKKVYCKQQHEVVALDSTSIEIAQGEFAAIIGPSGSGKTTLLSMLGAMSAPSEGRILLDDVSIYDLPIEQRAEVRQNKIGFVFQTFNLVPYLTAIENVQVPMMLSQKFRTEQQERAEELLGTVGLQDRLHHKPSELSIGQQQRVALARMLANDPLIILADEPTGNLDPETRDQVLAFLRQFNEEGRTIIMVTHDLSAAECARRTLRLSEGRIQAGSDQNLLKTA
- a CDS encoding ABC transporter permease, which codes for MTMRTIIWKEMKERPTALIASLLAIILSVTALVAIRNVTIFSEQEVAGKLDELGANVLILPEGVTLQDYYAADMHKETIPEEHVAELALAGLTGVEAITPKLCVPTKLDDRNVILTGILPQSEIQKMNAWSGGGMLFKKHEGCKAKINVADENLDAPDSLAERRALQHLNQSEVLLGSDFAASKGLKEGDQLQLLGETFEVLSVLPSTGTVDDSRVFAHLHTVQRLSGTGPVVNIIEVMGCCEDVANGLVGELQSLLPGTKVVTIANVVETQVSINRMMTNLSYLFLAILVAVGGASMASASFANVIERRREIGTLMALGATPRFVTQLFLAKAALLGLAGGISGYVLGSLIAVFLGPVFASVAVFPVPSLAIVASTVAVLVTLAASYFPARQASRLDPCLCFKEV